From Bosea sp. NBC_00550, the proteins below share one genomic window:
- a CDS encoding phosphoadenylyl-sulfate reductase, with translation MATSPGPDEITTDVQSIDTLAHRSAALNTAFGAADVAQRLAGIVAGAAGPVVFTTSFGLEDQVLTHFIAAAKLPVTVATLDTGRLFPEVYALWQETEERYGILIRPYYPRHDAVELHVRQNGINGFYGSREARKSCCDIRKVEPLGRALAGADVWLTGLRADQSAARGDVQLTEADPARGLVKASPLIDWTRERALAFAEANGVPINPLHARGFVSIGCQPCTRAIRPGEPERAGRWWWEDDAAKECGLHVGPDGKLARAQSAPAQVHA, from the coding sequence CTCAATACAGCCTTCGGTGCAGCCGATGTCGCCCAGCGCCTTGCCGGCATCGTTGCAGGCGCGGCCGGGCCCGTGGTCTTCACCACCTCCTTTGGCCTCGAAGATCAGGTCCTGACCCATTTCATTGCGGCTGCGAAGCTGCCGGTCACCGTCGCCACGCTCGATACCGGCAGGCTTTTCCCCGAGGTCTATGCGCTCTGGCAGGAGACGGAGGAGCGCTACGGCATCCTGATCCGCCCCTACTATCCCCGGCACGACGCAGTCGAGCTCCATGTCCGTCAGAACGGCATCAACGGCTTCTACGGCTCTCGCGAGGCTCGCAAATCCTGCTGCGACATCCGCAAGGTCGAGCCGCTCGGCCGCGCGCTCGCCGGCGCCGATGTCTGGCTGACCGGCCTGCGCGCCGACCAGTCGGCCGCGCGCGGCGATGTCCAGCTTACGGAAGCCGATCCGGCGCGCGGCCTCGTCAAGGCGAGCCCGCTCATCGATTGGACGCGTGAGCGCGCGCTCGCCTTCGCCGAGGCGAATGGCGTGCCGATCAATCCGCTCCACGCGCGGGGCTTCGTCTCGATCGGCTGCCAGCCCTGCACCCGCGCCATCCGCCCCGGCGAGCCGGAGCGGGCGGGGCGTTGGTGGTGGGAGGACGACGCCGCCAAGGAATGCGGCCTGCATGTCGGGCCGGACGGAAAGCTGGCGCGGGCCCAGAGCGCTCCGGCACAGGTGCACGCATGA
- the cysD gene encoding sulfate adenylyltransferase subunit CysD, giving the protein MIQLSHLQKLEAEAIFIIREVVATCDKPVLLYSIGKDSAVLLHLAMKAFYPAKPPFPLLHVDTTWKFRDMIAFRDETAKRLGLDLIVHINQDGVAAGINPFTSGSRIHTDVMKTQGLKQALDFHKFDAAFGGARRDEEKSRAKERVFSLRSPEHRWDPKNQRPEPWQLFNTRKHRGESFRVFPLSNWTERDIWDYIALENIPVVPLYFAAPRPVVQRDGAWIMRDDERMELVPGEVVETRMVRFRTLGCYPLTGAVESEAANLTDIIAEMRSSRSSERQGRVIDHDGSGSMEQKKQEGYF; this is encoded by the coding sequence ATGATCCAGCTCAGCCATCTCCAGAAGCTCGAAGCGGAAGCCATCTTCATTATCCGCGAGGTGGTGGCGACCTGCGACAAGCCAGTGCTGCTTTACTCGATCGGCAAGGACTCCGCCGTCCTGCTGCATCTCGCCATGAAGGCGTTCTATCCGGCCAAGCCGCCTTTCCCGCTGCTCCATGTCGATACGACCTGGAAGTTCCGCGACATGATCGCCTTCCGCGACGAGACGGCGAAGCGCCTGGGGCTGGATCTCATCGTCCACATCAACCAGGACGGAGTCGCGGCCGGCATCAACCCTTTCACCTCGGGCTCCCGCATCCACACCGACGTGATGAAGACGCAGGGGCTGAAGCAGGCGCTCGACTTCCACAAGTTCGATGCGGCCTTCGGCGGCGCGCGCCGCGACGAAGAGAAGAGTCGCGCCAAGGAACGCGTCTTCTCCTTGCGTTCGCCCGAGCATCGCTGGGACCCCAAGAACCAGCGCCCGGAACCCTGGCAGCTCTTCAACACCCGCAAGCATCGCGGCGAAAGCTTTCGTGTCTTCCCGCTCTCGAACTGGACCGAGCGTGACATCTGGGACTACATCGCGCTCGAGAATATCCCCGTCGTGCCGCTCTATTTCGCGGCGCCGCGCCCGGTCGTGCAGCGTGACGGCGCCTGGATCATGCGCGACGACGAGCGCATGGAGCTTGTCCCCGGCGAGGTCGTCGAGACCCGCATGGTCCGCTTCCGTACGCTGGGTTGCTACCCGCTGACCGGCGCCGTCGAGAGCGAGGCGGCCAATCTCACCGACATCATCGCCGAGATGCGCTCCTCCCGGTCCTCGGAGCGGCAGGGCCGCGTCATCGACCATGACGGTTCGGGCTCGATGGAGCAGAAGAAGCAGGAAGGCTATTTCTGA
- a CDS encoding sulfate adenylyltransferase subunit 1 — protein sequence MGLAIARNLAKKNLKALRPAQSLLPANDTPSASETGQHSLLRFITCGSVDDGKSTLIGRMLYEAGAVFDDQLSALDSDSRKFGTQGAAPDFALLVDGLSAEREQGITIDVAYRYFATDNRSFIVADTPGHEQYTRNMATGASTADLAIILIDARKGLLPQTRRHSFIVSLVGVRHIVVAINKMDLVGYDEAVFEQIAADYRAAVASLGFASIRFIPVSARDGENVMRPSAAMPWYDGPALLPYLESVAITQPAPRDESFVLPVQWVNRPDLDFRGYAGAPVAGRARVGDPVIALPSGRTSRIARLIGAAGEASQIGAGQAATVTLEDDIDISRGDVIAAAGSALRISRGVEARLLWTGERAMLEGSQFLVKLATQSATATIEALHHSVDIEGFRPQPAQSLRMNGIGLVTLRLDRPLVSLPYAESHELGGFILIDRISNETVAFGFIEPGEGDTQQAVGEGGALAKAKRALIRIVGRRGTPDRRAWLAALSWRVLSTAGLFAAAFLLTANATVSLALALGDILLRPSLRALHMHLWRKQPAGALQDGAGI from the coding sequence ATGGGCCTCGCCATCGCCAGGAACCTGGCCAAAAAGAACCTGAAGGCACTGAGGCCGGCGCAGAGCCTTCTCCCCGCCAACGACACGCCCAGCGCCAGCGAAACCGGCCAGCACTCCCTGCTGCGCTTCATCACCTGCGGCTCGGTCGACGACGGCAAGTCGACCTTGATCGGCCGCATGCTCTACGAGGCCGGCGCGGTTTTCGACGACCAGCTCAGCGCGCTCGACAGCGATTCCCGCAAGTTCGGAACGCAAGGCGCCGCCCCTGATTTCGCCCTTCTCGTCGATGGGCTCTCGGCCGAGCGCGAACAGGGCATCACCATCGATGTCGCCTATCGCTATTTCGCCACCGACAATCGCAGCTTCATCGTCGCCGACACGCCCGGCCACGAACAATATACCCGCAACATGGCGACCGGCGCCTCCACCGCCGACCTTGCCATCATCCTGATCGACGCCCGCAAGGGCCTGCTGCCGCAGACGCGCCGCCATTCCTTCATCGTCTCGCTGGTCGGCGTCCGCCATATCGTCGTGGCGATCAACAAGATGGACCTCGTCGGCTACGACGAGGCGGTGTTCGAGCAGATCGCGGCCGATTACCGCGCGGCGGTCGCCTCGTTGGGCTTCGCCTCGATCCGCTTCATCCCGGTCTCGGCGCGGGACGGCGAGAACGTCATGCGGCCGTCGGCGGCCATGCCTTGGTATGACGGGCCGGCGCTGCTGCCCTATCTGGAGAGCGTCGCGATCACGCAGCCGGCGCCGCGCGACGAAAGCTTCGTCCTGCCGGTGCAATGGGTCAATCGTCCGGATCTGGACTTTCGCGGCTATGCCGGCGCGCCCGTCGCAGGCCGCGCCCGCGTCGGCGATCCGGTGATCGCGCTGCCCTCCGGCCGTACCAGCCGCATCGCCCGCCTGATCGGCGCGGCCGGCGAGGCCAGCCAGATCGGCGCCGGCCAGGCGGCGACGGTGACGCTTGAGGACGACATCGACATCTCGCGCGGCGATGTCATCGCTGCCGCCGGCTCGGCGTTGCGCATCAGCCGGGGCGTGGAGGCGCGGCTACTCTGGACCGGCGAGCGCGCCATGCTGGAAGGCTCGCAGTTCCTCGTGAAGCTCGCGACGCAGAGCGCGACGGCCACGATCGAGGCGCTGCATCACAGCGTCGACATCGAGGGCTTCCGGCCCCAGCCGGCGCAGAGCCTGCGCATGAACGGCATCGGCCTCGTGACGCTTCGGCTCGACCGGCCGCTGGTCTCGCTGCCCTATGCCGAAAGCCACGAGCTCGGCGGCTTCATCCTGATCGACCGCATCAGCAACGAGACGGTTGCCTTCGGCTTCATCGAGCCCGGAGAGGGGGATACGCAGCAGGCGGTGGGCGAGGGCGGGGCACTGGCAAAGGCCAAGCGCGCCCTCATCCGCATCGTCGGTCGACGTGGCACGCCGGACCGTCGCGCCTGGCTCGCCGCCTTGAGCTGGCGCGTCCTGAGCACCGCGGGGCTGTTCGCCGCGGCCTTCCTGCTCACCGCCAATGCCACGGTCTCACTGGCGCTCGCCCTTGGCGACATCCTGCTGCGGCCGAGCTTGCGCGCGCTGCACATGCATCTTTGGCGCAAGCAACCGGCCGGCGCGCTCCAGGACGGCGCGGGGATCTGA
- a CDS encoding RidA family protein, translating into MSNASSSRAILPEGWPQPRGYANGMVAEGRVLVTGGLVGWNAEGVFAQDFIGQLRQTFLNIKAVVEAGGGCVEDIVRLTWYVTDIAAYRASLKEMGPIYREAFGRHFPAMAVVAVSALVEPEALLEIEATAVVGG; encoded by the coding sequence ATGTCCAACGCTTCCTCTTCCCGCGCCATCCTGCCGGAAGGCTGGCCGCAGCCGCGCGGCTACGCCAACGGCATGGTGGCCGAAGGCCGCGTGCTGGTGACCGGCGGGCTCGTCGGCTGGAATGCCGAAGGCGTCTTCGCGCAAGACTTCATCGGGCAGCTGCGCCAGACCTTCCTCAACATCAAGGCGGTGGTCGAGGCCGGCGGCGGTTGCGTCGAGGATATCGTGCGCCTGACCTGGTACGTCACCGACATCGCGGCCTATCGCGCCAGCCTCAAGGAGATGGGGCCGATCTATCGCGAGGCCTTCGGCCGGCATTTCCCGGCGATGGCGGTGGTGGCCGTGAGTGCGCTGGTCGAGCCGGAGGCGCTGCTGGAGATCGAGGCGACGGCGGTTGTCGGGGGTTGA
- a CDS encoding benzoate-CoA ligase family protein has protein sequence MTATAFARSGHKDNFARDNLPPRESWPDLRVEEAGLAYPERLNCVAELLDRHITEGRGGRTAVLAADLNWSYADLAERVNRIANVLTRDLGMASGNRVLLRAGNTPMMVAAYLAVIKAGGIAVATMPMLRAGELAYPLRKAKIALALCDHRLTAELETAKTQAPELSRIVAFGSAGSELEALMAQPGYEHFEAADTARDDVCLIAFTSGTTGEPKGTMHFHQDMLAICDCYGARVLKASPDDRFTGSPPLAFTFGLGGLVLFPMRIGAAMVLPEKAGPADLIDAIERHKVSVVFTAPTAYRAILDKLEGRDISSLNICVSAGEALPKATFDAWRARTGLPLMDGIGATEMLHIFIGAPREAIRPGATGLPVPGYEAKIVDDEGKDVPDGTPGRLAVRGPTGCRYLADPRQAKYVLDGWNITGDTYLRDADGYFWYQARSDDMIISAGYNIAGPEVEACLLTHEAVAECGVVGAPCPDRGQIVKAYIVLRQGVTGDAAMAKALQEHVKAGIAPYKYPRAIEFVAALPKTATGKLQRFALRQMARDEA, from the coding sequence ATGACAGCAACCGCATTCGCGAGATCGGGGCATAAGGACAACTTCGCGCGGGACAACCTGCCCCCGCGCGAAAGCTGGCCCGATCTGAGAGTGGAAGAGGCAGGGCTCGCCTATCCCGAGCGGCTGAACTGCGTCGCAGAGCTGCTCGACAGGCACATCACCGAGGGGCGCGGCGGCCGGACCGCGGTGCTCGCGGCCGACCTGAACTGGAGCTATGCGGACTTAGCGGAGCGGGTGAACCGCATCGCCAATGTGCTGACCCGCGATCTCGGCATGGCCAGCGGCAATCGCGTCCTGCTGCGCGCTGGCAACACGCCGATGATGGTCGCCGCCTATCTCGCCGTCATCAAGGCCGGCGGCATCGCGGTCGCGACCATGCCGATGCTGCGGGCTGGCGAACTCGCCTATCCGCTGCGCAAGGCGAAGATCGCGCTCGCGCTTTGCGACCACCGCCTCACCGCCGAACTCGAAACCGCGAAAACGCAGGCGCCGGAGCTCTCCCGCATCGTCGCTTTCGGTTCAGCCGGGAGCGAGCTGGAAGCGCTGATGGCGCAGCCGGGCTACGAGCATTTCGAGGCCGCCGACACCGCCCGCGACGACGTCTGCCTGATCGCCTTCACCTCCGGCACCACCGGCGAGCCGAAGGGCACCATGCATTTCCACCAGGACATGCTGGCGATCTGCGACTGCTACGGCGCGCGCGTCCTCAAGGCCTCGCCCGACGACCGCTTCACAGGCTCGCCGCCGCTCGCCTTCACCTTCGGCCTTGGCGGGCTCGTGCTCTTCCCGATGCGGATCGGCGCCGCGATGGTGCTGCCCGAGAAGGCGGGTCCGGCCGACCTGATCGACGCGATCGAGCGTCACAAGGTCAGCGTCGTCTTCACCGCGCCGACCGCCTATCGCGCCATTCTCGACAAGCTGGAGGGGCGCGACATCTCCTCGCTCAACATCTGCGTCTCGGCCGGGGAGGCGCTGCCGAAGGCGACATTCGACGCCTGGCGGGCGCGGACGGGCCTGCCGCTGATGGACGGCATCGGCGCGACCGAGATGCTGCATATCTTCATCGGCGCGCCGCGCGAGGCGATCCGGCCGGGCGCGACCGGGCTTCCGGTGCCGGGCTACGAGGCGAAGATCGTCGACGATGAGGGCAAGGACGTGCCGGATGGCACGCCAGGTCGGCTCGCCGTGCGCGGGCCGACCGGCTGCCGCTACCTCGCCGATCCCCGGCAGGCGAAATACGTCCTCGACGGCTGGAACATCACCGGCGACACCTATCTGCGCGATGCCGACGGCTATTTCTGGTATCAGGCACGCTCCGACGACATGATCATCTCGGCCGGCTACAACATCGCGGGGCCGGAGGTCGAAGCCTGCCTACTGACGCACGAGGCGGTGGCCGAGTGCGGCGTGGTCGGCGCCCCCTGCCCCGATCGCGGGCAGATCGTGAAGGCCTATATCGTGCTGCGCCAGGGCGTCACTGGCGATGCGGCGATGGCCAAGGCGTTGCAGGAGCATGTGAAGGCCGGTATCGCCCCTTACAAATATCCGCGCGCCATCGAATTCGTCGCCGCCTTGCCGAAGACGGCGACCGGCAAATTGCAACGCTTCGCCTTGCGCCAGATGGCGCGCGACGAGGCCTGA
- a CDS encoding acyl-CoA dehydrogenase family protein, producing MHRAPHLGLDILGDTLDWPFFEERHRAFAAELSGWADSYLADLPHDDVDEACRARVAALGAAGFLKAVVPAAYGGLSDKLDVRTLCLAREILAAHDGLADFSFAMQGLGTGSISIAGSEDMKRRILPDVAAGKRIAAFALSEKEAGSDVAAMATTATPDGGSHVRIDGEKSWISNGGIADHYVVFARTGEAPGARGLSAFLVEADTPGLTIAERIEVIAPHPLATLRFESCRVPLDNRIGGPGDGFKVAMATLDIFRSTVGAAALGFARRALHETLAHANGRKLFGGTLGDLQLSQAAIADSAAEVDAAALLVYRAAWTKDRGAARVTREAALAKLIATENAQRVIDRAVQIHGGLGVTKGVKVEELYREIRALRIYEGASEVQKVVIARDLLKAHAAGARADQVAPQPDRITRSPFNN from the coding sequence ATGCACCGCGCTCCTCATCTCGGCCTCGACATCCTCGGCGATACTCTGGACTGGCCGTTCTTCGAGGAGCGCCATCGCGCTTTCGCTGCGGAACTCTCCGGCTGGGCCGATTCCTATCTTGCAGACCTGCCGCATGACGATGTCGACGAGGCCTGCCGGGCGCGTGTCGCCGCCTTGGGCGCAGCCGGCTTCCTGAAAGCCGTGGTGCCGGCTGCCTATGGCGGGCTTTCCGACAAGCTCGACGTGCGCACGCTTTGCCTCGCCCGCGAGATCCTGGCTGCTCATGACGGCCTCGCCGATTTCTCCTTCGCCATGCAGGGGCTCGGCACGGGCTCGATCAGCATCGCTGGTTCTGAGGACATGAAACGGCGCATCCTGCCGGATGTCGCGGCCGGCAAGCGCATCGCCGCCTTCGCCCTCTCGGAGAAGGAAGCCGGTTCGGACGTTGCCGCCATGGCGACGACCGCGACGCCGGATGGTGGCAGCCATGTCCGCATCGACGGCGAGAAGAGCTGGATCTCGAATGGCGGCATCGCCGACCATTACGTCGTCTTCGCCCGCACGGGCGAGGCACCGGGCGCGCGCGGGCTCTCCGCATTCCTGGTCGAGGCCGATACGCCCGGCCTGACCATTGCCGAACGCATCGAGGTGATCGCGCCGCATCCGCTCGCGACGCTGCGCTTCGAGAGCTGCCGCGTGCCGCTCGATAACCGCATCGGCGGGCCCGGCGATGGTTTCAAGGTCGCGATGGCGACGCTCGACATCTTCCGCTCGACGGTCGGCGCCGCCGCGCTCGGCTTCGCCAGGCGGGCGCTGCACGAGACCCTCGCCCATGCCAATGGCCGCAAGCTCTTCGGCGGTACGCTCGGCGACCTCCAGCTCTCGCAGGCGGCCATCGCCGACAGCGCGGCGGAGGTCGATGCCGCCGCCCTCCTCGTCTACCGCGCCGCCTGGACCAAGGACCGCGGCGCGGCGCGCGTCACCCGCGAGGCCGCGCTCGCCAAGCTCATCGCGACGGAGAACGCCCAGCGCGTGATCGACCGGGCCGTCCAGATCCATGGCGGCCTCGGCGTCACCAAGGGCGTCAAGGTGGAGGAACTCTACAGGGAGATCAGGGCGCTGCGCATCTACGAGGGTGCCAGCGAGGTCCAGAAGGTCGTGATCGCGCGCGACCTGCTCAAAGCACATGCCGCTGGAGCACGCGCCGATCAGGTTGCACCGCAACCTGATCGGATAACGCGTTCTCCATTCAATAATTAG
- a CDS encoding enoyl-CoA hydratase family protein — MTIANATTLPLAGFTPQHFALSVAGKVATVTLNRPEKKNPLTFASYRELTDFFLAAQKEEDVKAIVVTGAGGNFSSGGDVFEIIGPLVAMETKDLLKFTRMTGELVKAMRACPQPIIAAIDGICAGAGAIVAMASDLRFGTAGSKIAFLFNRVGLAGCDMGACAMLPRIIGQGRAAELLYTGRVLKGEEAERWGFLNRLCASEAALSEAQTLAAELADGPTFANAMTKRMLEMEWAMSVESAIEAEAVAQALCMQTEDFARAYHAFAEKRKPVFEGN, encoded by the coding sequence ATGACGATCGCCAACGCCACCACCCTGCCGCTGGCCGGCTTCACGCCGCAGCATTTCGCCCTTTCGGTCGCCGGCAAGGTCGCGACGGTGACGCTCAACCGGCCTGAGAAAAAGAATCCGCTGACCTTCGCAAGCTACCGCGAACTCACGGATTTCTTCCTCGCCGCGCAGAAGGAGGAAGACGTCAAGGCGATCGTGGTGACGGGCGCCGGTGGCAATTTCTCCTCGGGCGGCGACGTCTTCGAGATCATCGGCCCGCTGGTTGCAATGGAGACCAAGGACCTGCTCAAATTCACCCGGATGACGGGCGAGCTGGTCAAGGCGATGCGCGCCTGCCCGCAGCCGATCATCGCCGCCATAGACGGCATCTGCGCAGGGGCCGGCGCCATCGTCGCGATGGCATCCGATCTCAGGTTCGGCACGGCCGGCAGCAAGATCGCCTTCCTGTTCAACCGGGTCGGCCTCGCCGGCTGCGACATGGGCGCCTGCGCGATGCTGCCACGCATCATCGGCCAGGGCCGCGCCGCCGAGTTGCTCTACACCGGCCGCGTGCTCAAGGGCGAGGAAGCGGAGCGCTGGGGCTTCCTCAACCGGCTCTGTGCGTCCGAGGCCGCGCTTTCCGAGGCGCAGACGCTCGCTGCCGAGCTGGCGGACGGGCCCACCTTCGCCAATGCCATGACCAAGCGCATGCTGGAAATGGAATGGGCGATGTCGGTCGAGAGCGCGATCGAGGCCGAGGCCGTGGCGCAGGCTCTGTGCATGCAGACCGAGGATTTCGCCCGCGCCTACCATGCCTTCGCCGAGAAGCGGAAACCGGTCTTCGAGGGCAACTGA
- a CDS encoding MarR family winged helix-turn-helix transcriptional regulator, with product MDTPSSALMLDRETKASERPGDHKDELRLWLRLLTCSTLIETEIRNRLREEFKTTLPRFDLMAQLDKTVVGMTVGEVSQRLMVSNGNVTAVVAGLVTDGLVDKRSAPQDRRVQILTLTAQGRKAFRAMAERHESWIAELFAGLDQPEIGQLFRLLGETKTSLHRAIAGRAKDAADGAAKGDA from the coding sequence ATGGACACGCCCTCTTCCGCCCTGATGCTCGATCGCGAGACCAAGGCGAGCGAACGCCCCGGCGACCACAAGGACGAGCTCAGGCTCTGGCTGCGCCTGCTCACCTGCTCGACCCTGATCGAGACCGAGATCCGCAACCGGCTGCGCGAAGAATTCAAGACCACGCTGCCGCGCTTCGACCTGATGGCGCAGCTCGACAAGACCGTGGTCGGCATGACCGTCGGCGAGGTCTCGCAGCGGCTGATGGTCTCGAACGGCAATGTCACGGCCGTCGTGGCCGGGCTCGTCACGGATGGGTTGGTCGACAAGCGCTCCGCGCCGCAGGACCGGCGCGTGCAAATCCTCACGCTGACGGCGCAGGGTCGCAAGGCCTTCAGGGCCATGGCCGAGCGTCACGAAAGCTGGATCGCCGAACTCTTCGCCGGGCTCGACCAGCCCGAGATCGGGCAGCTCTTCCGCTTGCTCGGCGAGACCAAGACCTCGCTTCATCGCGCCATTGCCGGCCGGGCGAAGGACGCAGCCGACGGGGCCGCGAAGGGAGACGCCTGA
- a CDS encoding SDR family NAD(P)-dependent oxidoreductase encodes MTLQGQRALVTGGGRGIGRAIAAMLTQAGAQVSILGRDEAALRDAVAASAAADFATCDVRDESSVSAALDQLSGGRAFDIAIANAGAVETGPFMRSDSERFRRMVEINLIGTVNLFHAVLPGMLERQRGRLIAIASTAGHRGYAYVSAYAAAKHAVIGLVKSLALETARSGVTVNAVCPGYADTDMVASGLDAIAAKTGKSREQALAEMVKDNPQGRLIAPEEVAAAVLYLCGPGSDAVTGQSLLINGGEF; translated from the coding sequence ATGACTCTGCAGGGACAGCGCGCGCTGGTGACGGGAGGCGGACGTGGCATCGGCCGCGCCATCGCCGCCATGCTGACACAGGCAGGGGCGCAGGTCAGCATTCTCGGCCGCGACGAGGCTGCCTTGCGGGATGCCGTTGCAGCCAGCGCGGCAGCCGATTTCGCGACCTGCGACGTGCGCGACGAGAGTTCGGTTTCCGCTGCCCTGGATCAACTCTCCGGCGGACGTGCCTTCGACATCGCGATCGCCAATGCCGGCGCGGTCGAGACCGGCCCGTTCATGCGCAGCGATAGCGAGCGCTTCCGCCGCATGGTCGAGATCAACCTGATCGGCACCGTCAATCTGTTCCATGCCGTGCTACCGGGCATGCTGGAGCGCCAGCGCGGCCGGCTGATCGCCATCGCCTCGACGGCCGGACATCGCGGCTACGCCTATGTGAGTGCCTATGCGGCGGCGAAGCATGCCGTGATCGGGCTCGTGAAATCGCTGGCGCTGGAGACGGCGCGCTCGGGCGTCACCGTCAACGCCGTCTGCCCGGGCTATGCCGACACCGACATGGTCGCCAGCGGGCTCGACGCCATCGCGGCGAAGACCGGCAAGAGCCGCGAGCAGGCGCTGGCCGAGATGGTCAAGGACAATCCGCAGGGACGGCTGATCGCGCCGGAAGAGGTCGCCGCCGCGGTGCTCTATCTCTGCGGACCGGGCAGCGATGCGGTCACCGGCCAGTCGCTCCTCATCAATGGCGGGGAGTTCTGA